In Janthinobacterium rivuli, a single genomic region encodes these proteins:
- a CDS encoding type B 50S ribosomal protein L31 — translation MKVDTHPEYREVVFHDLSCDFKFVTRSTIQTREKITHDGKEYPLVKIEVSAESHPFFTGKHKIVDTAGRVEKFRQKFGSVGSKTAVAAG, via the coding sequence CAGAATACCGCGAAGTTGTTTTCCACGATCTGTCGTGCGATTTCAAATTCGTTACCCGCTCGACCATCCAGACCCGCGAAAAAATCACCCACGACGGTAAAGAATACCCACTGGTGAAGATCGAGGTTTCGGCTGAATCGCACCCATTCTTCACGGGCAAGCACAAAATCGTCGATACCGCTGGTCGCGTCGAGAAGTTCCGTCAGAAGTTCGGTTCGGTTGGTTCGAAAACCGCAGTCGCAGCAGGCTGA